One window from the genome of Bacillus weihaiensis encodes:
- the fabI gene encoding enoyl-ACP reductase FabI, which yields MNLSLNGRNIVVMGVANKRSIAWGIARSLHEAGARLIFTYAGERLEKSVRDLAESLERNDSIVLPCDVTNDEEIKTCFAQIKEEVGVVHGIAHCIAFAHKEELQGEYLNTTREGFLLSHNISSYSLTAVAKEARGLMTEGGSIVTLTYLGGERVLPNYNVMGVAKASLDASVRYLASDLGKDGIRVNSISAGPIRTLSAKGISDFNSILKEIEERAPLRRTTTPEEVGDTALFLFSNLSRGMTGENLHVDSGYHILA from the coding sequence ATGAATTTATCTCTAAATGGCCGTAACATCGTCGTAATGGGTGTAGCGAATAAACGTAGTATTGCATGGGGAATTGCACGCTCTTTACATGAAGCAGGCGCACGTTTAATCTTTACATATGCAGGTGAAAGGCTTGAAAAGTCGGTACGAGATTTAGCTGAATCACTTGAACGCAATGATTCAATTGTCTTACCTTGTGATGTAACGAATGATGAGGAAATCAAAACATGCTTTGCACAAATTAAAGAAGAAGTGGGCGTTGTTCATGGGATTGCCCACTGTATTGCATTCGCTCACAAGGAAGAATTACAAGGGGAATACTTAAATACAACACGTGAAGGTTTTCTACTCTCTCATAACATTAGCTCCTATTCTTTAACTGCTGTAGCTAAAGAAGCAAGAGGATTAATGACTGAGGGTGGAAGCATCGTTACGTTAACATATCTTGGTGGAGAACGTGTGCTACCAAATTATAATGTAATGGGAGTTGCTAAAGCCTCTCTAGATGCAAGTGTTCGATATTTAGCAAGTGATTTAGGAAAAGACGGCATTCGTGTCAACTCTATCTCTGCTGGTCCTATTCGTACATTATCAGCAAAAGGTATCAGTGATTTTAACTCTATCTTAAAAGAAATTGAAGAACGTGCTCCATTAAGAAGAACAACGACTCCTGAGGAAGTTGGAGATACTGCTCTATTCTTATTCAGTAATTTATCTAGAGGAATGACAGGTGAAAATCTGCACGTTGATTCTGGTTATCATATTTTAGCGTAA
- the thiE gene encoding thiamine phosphate synthase, translating into MNIREALRLYFVMGSQNCKKRDPEKTLTEALDGGITLFQYREKGECSVKDEEKMYLGKKLKQLCEAYQVPFIVNDDLELAIELDADGLHIGQEDGSPHLVRQKFGGNKWLGISTHSVLEVKQAIRDGADYIGVGPMYKTTTKEDASEVVGPELIRAIRNTDEQMKQLPIVGIGGISLSNAKQVYAAGADGIAVISAITNADSISDVTKQLVMMKK; encoded by the coding sequence ATGAACATAAGAGAAGCATTACGGCTCTATTTTGTCATGGGATCACAAAACTGTAAAAAAAGAGATCCTGAAAAAACATTAACAGAAGCATTAGATGGAGGCATCACTCTTTTTCAATATCGTGAAAAGGGAGAGTGTAGTGTGAAAGACGAAGAAAAGATGTATCTGGGGAAAAAACTGAAACAACTTTGTGAAGCATATCAGGTTCCTTTTATCGTAAATGATGACCTTGAATTAGCGATTGAATTGGATGCGGACGGTCTTCATATTGGGCAAGAGGATGGTTCACCTCATCTCGTGAGGCAAAAATTCGGGGGGAATAAATGGCTTGGTATTTCTACACATTCCGTTTTGGAAGTGAAGCAAGCAATACGTGATGGTGCTGACTATATTGGAGTTGGTCCTATGTATAAGACTACTACAAAGGAAGATGCGAGTGAGGTTGTAGGACCAGAACTCATCCGTGCAATAAGAAACACAGACGAACAAATGAAACAACTACCAATAGTAGGGATAGGTGGGATCTCACTAAGCAATGCTAAACAGGTGTATGCAGCAGGTGCTGATGGTATTGCTGTCATTAGTGCCATAACAAATGCAGACTCCATTTCTGATGTGACAAAGCAGTTAGTGATGATGAAGAAGTAA
- the thiD gene encoding bifunctional hydroxymethylpyrimidine kinase/phosphomethylpyrimidine kinase — translation MAVSRALTIAGSDSGGGAGIQADLKTFQELGVFGMTAITAVTAQNTLGVQGVYPLTVEALSTQIDSIATDLHPHAVKTGMLFNAEMIHLVAEKVKQYSFQHLVVDPVMVAKGGQSLLQDEAVEALITSLLPLATVITPNIPEAEVLTGMEIKTLHQRKEAAKKLGDLGANHVIIKGGHDESSSIVVDLLFDGENFEEFKGQRRETKHTHGTGCTFAAAITAELSKGYTVVQAVQTAKTFIQAAIDDQIGIGQGHGPTNHWAYNKKHSVK, via the coding sequence GTGGCTGTATCTCGTGCTTTAACCATTGCTGGATCTGATTCTGGTGGTGGAGCTGGTATTCAAGCAGACCTTAAAACATTTCAAGAACTGGGCGTATTTGGCATGACGGCTATTACAGCTGTTACAGCTCAAAATACTCTAGGGGTACAAGGTGTTTATCCATTAACAGTAGAGGCTCTTTCTACTCAAATTGATTCAATAGCGACAGATTTACACCCTCATGCGGTCAAAACAGGCATGCTTTTTAACGCGGAGATGATTCATTTAGTTGCAGAAAAGGTGAAGCAGTATTCTTTTCAACATCTCGTAGTAGACCCTGTCATGGTGGCAAAAGGAGGACAGTCATTGCTTCAAGATGAAGCGGTGGAGGCCCTCATTACTTCATTACTTCCATTAGCAACCGTGATAACACCAAATATTCCGGAAGCTGAAGTGTTAACTGGTATGGAAATTAAAACGCTTCATCAAAGGAAAGAGGCTGCGAAGAAGCTTGGAGATCTAGGAGCAAATCATGTCATTATAAAAGGTGGTCATGATGAGTCTAGCTCAATCGTTGTGGACTTACTTTTTGATGGTGAGAACTTCGAAGAATTCAAAGGACAAAGAAGAGAAACGAAGCACACTCATGGTACAGGCTGTACGTTTGCAGCTGCAATCACTGCAGAATTAAGCAAGGGTTATACTGTTGTTCAAGCTGTTCAAACCGCTAAAACCTTTATTCAGGCTGCAATTGATGATCAGATTGGGATTGGTCAAGGTCACGGACCAACCAACCATTGGGCTTATAATAAGAAGCATAGCGTTAAGTAA
- a CDS encoding thiazole biosynthesis adenylyltransferase ThiF, with product MDRYSRQMLFSPIGEKGQHEIQNKHVLVVGAGALGTANAEMIARAGIGTLTIVDRDYVEWSNLQRQQLYVEEDAEQRMPKAIAAKEHLQKINSEVIVHAHVDDVTSANIEELAKDVDVIVDATDNFETRLLINDLSLKSNIPWIYGGCVGSYGLSFTVIPHETPCLHCLLKHIPFDGMTCDTVGVISPIVSMVAAHQTTEVMKLLVGDEENRRGKLVSFDLWKNQYSSINMERLKNAACPTCGDHPIYPYLTAEKETKVAVLCGRDTVQIRPSEGKQLSFQKLSERIKPLADAFLENEFLMSFTFGEHRIVLFRDGRALIHGTKDIAEAKKLYHRYIG from the coding sequence ATGGATCGTTATTCTAGACAAATGCTTTTTTCACCAATTGGAGAAAAAGGGCAGCATGAAATACAAAACAAACATGTTCTCGTAGTGGGAGCAGGTGCACTTGGAACGGCAAATGCAGAAATGATTGCTAGAGCTGGAATTGGTACGTTAACAATTGTGGATCGTGATTACGTAGAGTGGAGCAATTTGCAAAGGCAACAGCTATATGTAGAAGAAGATGCAGAACAACGTATGCCGAAAGCGATTGCGGCTAAAGAGCATCTTCAAAAAATAAATTCTGAAGTCATCGTTCATGCACACGTTGATGATGTAACAAGTGCAAATATCGAAGAGCTTGCCAAAGATGTGGATGTAATTGTAGATGCGACGGATAACTTTGAAACAAGACTATTAATAAATGATCTTTCTCTAAAAAGCAATATTCCATGGATTTATGGTGGCTGTGTAGGAAGCTACGGTCTTTCTTTTACAGTCATTCCCCACGAGACGCCATGTTTACATTGTTTACTAAAGCATATCCCGTTTGATGGTATGACTTGTGATACCGTTGGGGTCATTTCTCCAATTGTCAGTATGGTTGCAGCCCATCAAACAACAGAAGTGATGAAGCTATTAGTCGGAGATGAAGAAAATCGAAGGGGGAAACTCGTTTCCTTTGATCTTTGGAAAAATCAATACTCATCGATTAACATGGAACGTTTAAAGAATGCTGCTTGTCCTACATGTGGAGATCATCCTATCTACCCTTATTTAACGGCTGAAAAGGAAACAAAGGTGGCGGTTTTATGTGGAAGGGATACGGTGCAAATTAGACCAAGTGAAGGAAAGCAGCTATCATTTCAGAAATTATCAGAACGAATAAAGCCACTAGCGGATGCATTTTTAGAAAATGAGTTCCTAATGTCGTTTACCTTTGGGGAACATCGTATTGTCCTGTTTAGGGATGGTCGAGCATTGATACATGGGACAAAGGATATTGCCGAAGCGAAGAAGCTTTATCATCGTTATATTGGATAA
- a CDS encoding thiazole synthase, whose protein sequence is MKMLKIANKTFQSRLLLGTGKYPSFEIQKEAVAQSESEILTFAVRRMNIFEESQPNFLEQLDVSKYTLLPNTAGAKTAEEAVRIAKLAKASGLCDMIKVEVIGCDRSLLPDPVETLKASEMLLEEGFIVLPYTSDDVVLARKLEELGVHAIMPGASPIGSGQGIINPLNLSFIIEQSKVPVIVDAGIGSPADAAKAMELGADGVLLNTAVSAAKDPVKMAVAMKLAIEAGRMGYEAGRIAKKDYAIASSPTEGMITT, encoded by the coding sequence ATGAAGATGTTAAAAATAGCAAATAAAACATTCCAATCAAGATTATTATTAGGTACTGGTAAATATCCATCTTTTGAAATTCAGAAAGAAGCGGTGGCTCAATCTGAGTCTGAAATCTTAACGTTTGCCGTACGTAGAATGAATATTTTTGAAGAATCTCAGCCTAATTTCTTAGAGCAATTAGATGTGTCAAAATATACGCTATTGCCCAATACAGCTGGAGCAAAAACAGCTGAAGAAGCTGTAAGAATTGCAAAGCTTGCAAAGGCATCAGGCTTATGTGACATGATTAAGGTTGAAGTGATTGGCTGCGATCGCTCGTTATTACCTGATCCTGTGGAAACGTTAAAGGCTAGTGAAATGCTTCTTGAGGAAGGCTTTATTGTTTTACCTTATACGTCAGACGATGTAGTGTTAGCAAGAAAGCTAGAGGAGCTTGGGGTTCATGCGATTATGCCTGGTGCTTCACCAATTGGCTCTGGTCAAGGAATTATTAACCCGCTAAACCTATCCTTTATTATTGAGCAGTCAAAAGTTCCAGTCATTGTGGATGCAGGAATTGGATCTCCAGCAGATGCTGCAAAAGCAATGGAGCTTGGAGCAGATGGAGTCCTATTAAATACGGCAGTATCCGCTGCGAAAGATCCGGTTAAAATGGCCGTTGCAATGAAGCTAGCTATTGAAGCTGGAAGAATGGGCTATGAAGCTGGTAGAATAGCTAAAAAGGATTATGCGATTGCAAGCAGTCCGACAGAAGGAATGATTACAACGTAA
- the thiS gene encoding sulfur carrier protein ThiS produces the protein MNIKLNGEMVELSNEVKNIQQLLVFYKLEDRLVIVEHNRDIILKDQYESKEIQNGDEIELVHFVGGG, from the coding sequence TTGAACATCAAATTAAATGGCGAAATGGTTGAATTATCAAATGAAGTTAAGAACATTCAACAGTTACTTGTCTTTTATAAGCTAGAGGATCGACTTGTCATTGTTGAGCATAATCGCGACATTATTTTAAAAGACCAATATGAATCAAAGGAAATTCAAAACGGAGACGAAATTGAACTCGTTCATTTTGTAGGAGGAGGATGA
- the thiO gene encoding glycine oxidase ThiO, with amino-acid sequence MKTDYDVAIVGGGIIGQSIAYHLAKENVSVVVLEGNAVGSGATRAAAGMLGANSELDDDDAFYQFAKESQRYYHTLNQELFDLSQVSIQLFDRGMYKLAYNEEEAETLKRALPMNSTLEWHPREQVLKHEPTLSSDLVGALYIPEDGHVSPVDTCLAFSKSARFLGADIVENVPVHSIEKTDEKDYALQTAKGTYYSKHVVIANGVWSHYFLKNLDLQLGMKPVKGECLSVKSDKIKLEKTIFYDHCYIVPKGNGKLVIGATMVEDDWTTEPTFGGIQSLMNKMAPILPDIKYATLLDTWAGLRPQTIDGKPYIGQHPSGEHLYFATGHYRNGILLAPKTGEMMANLIVGKQVKKEYVEAFSLTRHIQQVMR; translated from the coding sequence ATGAAAACGGATTATGATGTAGCAATCGTTGGTGGAGGAATTATTGGTCAATCCATTGCCTATCATCTAGCAAAAGAAAATGTATCTGTTGTTGTACTAGAAGGAAATGCAGTTGGTTCTGGAGCCACTCGTGCGGCAGCGGGGATGCTTGGCGCGAACTCTGAATTAGATGATGATGATGCATTTTATCAATTTGCCAAGGAAAGTCAAAGATACTACCATACTTTAAATCAAGAGCTTTTTGACCTCTCACAAGTCTCTATTCAACTTTTTGATCGAGGGATGTATAAGCTTGCATATAATGAGGAAGAGGCAGAAACGTTGAAAAGAGCGCTGCCTATGAATAGTACATTAGAATGGCACCCAAGGGAACAAGTACTAAAACATGAACCAACTCTTTCCTCTGATCTTGTAGGGGCCCTCTACATACCAGAGGATGGGCATGTCTCTCCAGTCGATACGTGTCTTGCCTTCTCTAAGTCTGCTAGATTCTTAGGTGCCGACATAGTAGAGAATGTTCCTGTTCATTCCATAGAGAAAACAGATGAGAAGGATTACGCTCTTCAAACAGCTAAAGGGACTTATTATAGTAAGCATGTCGTCATTGCAAATGGTGTATGGAGCCATTATTTTTTAAAAAATCTTGATCTACAGCTAGGAATGAAGCCAGTAAAAGGTGAATGCCTGTCAGTTAAAAGTGACAAGATAAAGCTAGAAAAAACAATCTTTTATGACCATTGTTATATCGTACCCAAGGGAAATGGCAAGCTTGTCATTGGAGCAACGATGGTTGAAGATGATTGGACGACAGAGCCTACCTTTGGAGGGATTCAATCATTGATGAATAAAATGGCACCTATTTTACCAGATATCAAGTATGCTACATTACTAGATACATGGGCTGGATTAAGACCACAAACAATTGATGGGAAGCCATATATAGGTCAGCACCCGAGTGGAGAACATCTCTATTTTGCTACTGGACATTATCGAAATGGCATCTTACTAGCTCCAAAAACGGGAGAAATGATGGCAAATCTTATCGTAGGAAAACAAGTGAAAAAAGAGTATGTCGAGGCGTTTTCTTTGACGCGACATATCCAACAGGTGATGAGGTGA
- the tenI gene encoding thiazole tautomerase TenI produces MELHVITDGKQTIESLTEKILMIHREVDFIHIREKQKSAAEIMEIVTKLREKGVPTDKLIVNDRLDVALLQGLSRVHLPGSSFSIQEVKHYQPTIRIGRSVHSIEEAKKSEQDGADYLLYGHIFSTHSKEGLEPRGIDELKKICRSVSIPVIAIGGMTAETIKLIPDKVHGVAVMSSVMGSDDPLQAVKHLKKSRVKEEGEDENGL; encoded by the coding sequence ATGGAGCTTCATGTCATTACAGATGGAAAACAAACAATAGAGAGCTTAACTGAAAAAATTCTTATGATTCATAGAGAAGTAGATTTTATTCATATTCGTGAGAAGCAAAAATCTGCAGCTGAGATTATGGAGATCGTCACTAAGTTAAGAGAAAAAGGTGTACCAACTGATAAGCTTATTGTGAATGACCGCTTAGATGTGGCTTTATTACAAGGGTTAAGTCGAGTTCATTTACCGGGCAGTAGCTTTTCTATTCAAGAGGTGAAACATTACCAACCAACAATCAGAATTGGACGGTCTGTTCATTCTATAGAGGAAGCGAAAAAAAGTGAACAGGATGGAGCCGACTATCTTTTATACGGCCACATATTTTCAACTCACTCTAAGGAAGGGCTTGAGCCAAGAGGTATTGATGAGTTAAAAAAAATCTGTCGAAGTGTATCCATTCCTGTTATAGCTATAGGTGGAATGACAGCCGAAACGATAAAGCTGATACCTGATAAGGTTCATGGTGTGGCTGTGATGTCTTCTGTAATGGGAAGTGATGATCCACTTCAAGCCGTTAAGCACTTAAAAAAAAGTAGGGTGAAAGAGGAGGGAGAGGATGAAAACGGATTATGA
- a CDS encoding monovalent cation:proton antiporter family protein, with the protein MMHGASVTSLVIVILAAFLTPILLHRLKMNFMPVVVAEIIIGLIIGKSGFDVVHQDMWLETLSMLGFIFLMFLSGLEIDFSAFAGGKKKEKLPSGKDAPNTFVVSLIIFIGIFALSLLLSYIFVWVGFIDNAFLMTLIISTISLGVVVPTLKDAQIMKSNIGQTILLVAVIADLVTMVLLAVFASIYDGGDNNTWLLLVLFGAGIGLYFLGKSFKNRSFIETMSKGTIQIGTRAVFTLIILLVAISETIGAENILGAFLAGVLVSLLSPNKEMVQKLDSFGYGFLIPIFFVMVGVELDIWALFKDPNILLLIPLLFIALLVSKIVPVLYLKRWYDWKTTLASGFLLTSTLSLVIAAATIGERMEIITSEMSGALILVAIITCIVTPIFFKKLFPKTETEQTKIKVAFIGANQMSLPVTRELNPELYETTVYHTQQDKIDKQISQSLFEIREVQDFNLETLKSHNAFDVDLIVVATGDEKRNAEISLFAKEEKVDRVIASVVSPELDAKLKEVQIDTFSTLLSTKTMLRALIEAPSVMRILTNQETTLYQINLNNAKYDNILLRNFPFTGDIIFVRIFRGKDSLVPHGDTDLKLGDRLIVTGSREYVNELRQELEFI; encoded by the coding sequence ATGATGCACGGAGCATCCGTTACTTCATTAGTTATTGTTATTCTTGCTGCATTTTTGACACCGATTTTATTACACAGACTGAAAATGAATTTTATGCCAGTTGTTGTTGCTGAAATCATTATTGGTTTAATTATAGGTAAAAGTGGTTTTGATGTCGTTCATCAAGATATGTGGCTTGAAACACTTTCGATGTTAGGCTTTATTTTCCTAATGTTCTTAAGTGGATTAGAAATTGATTTCTCAGCATTTGCAGGTGGAAAGAAGAAGGAAAAGCTTCCATCTGGTAAAGATGCACCGAATACATTTGTCGTATCTCTCATTATTTTCATAGGGATTTTTGCTTTATCACTATTGCTGTCTTACATTTTCGTATGGGTAGGCTTTATTGATAATGCGTTCTTAATGACCTTAATTATTTCAACCATTTCACTTGGGGTGGTTGTTCCAACTTTAAAAGATGCACAAATTATGAAATCGAACATTGGCCAAACGATTTTACTTGTAGCGGTTATTGCTGACTTAGTAACAATGGTCTTATTAGCTGTCTTTGCTTCCATTTATGATGGGGGAGATAATAATACATGGTTATTACTTGTCCTGTTCGGTGCAGGTATAGGGCTTTATTTCTTAGGAAAATCGTTTAAAAATCGATCCTTTATTGAGACAATGTCAAAAGGAACCATACAAATAGGGACGCGAGCTGTCTTTACGCTAATCATTTTATTAGTAGCCATTTCTGAAACAATTGGAGCAGAAAACATTTTAGGAGCGTTCTTAGCTGGTGTACTTGTTTCATTATTATCACCGAATAAGGAAATGGTTCAAAAGCTTGATTCGTTTGGATATGGATTTTTGATTCCAATCTTCTTCGTAATGGTGGGTGTTGAACTAGATATTTGGGCATTATTTAAGGATCCTAATATTTTACTATTAATACCACTATTATTTATTGCGTTATTAGTTTCAAAGATTGTCCCTGTTCTTTATTTAAAGAGATGGTATGACTGGAAAACAACGTTGGCATCAGGTTTCTTATTAACATCAACTCTTTCATTAGTTATTGCGGCTGCAACAATTGGAGAAAGAATGGAGATTATTACGTCTGAAATGTCTGGTGCGCTGATATTAGTTGCCATTATTACATGTATTGTCACACCTATTTTCTTCAAGAAGCTCTTCCCTAAAACGGAAACAGAGCAAACAAAGATTAAGGTTGCATTCATTGGTGCGAATCAAATGTCTCTCCCTGTAACAAGAGAGCTGAATCCTGAACTGTATGAAACAACGGTTTATCATACTCAACAAGATAAAATTGATAAACAGATCTCTCAATCGTTGTTTGAGATTCGTGAAGTGCAGGATTTCAATTTAGAGACGTTAAAGTCACATAATGCATTTGATGTAGATTTAATTGTTGTTGCCACTGGTGATGAAAAACGAAATGCTGAGATCTCTTTATTTGCGAAAGAGGAGAAAGTCGATCGAGTTATTGCTAGTGTCGTTTCGCCTGAATTGGATGCTAAGCTGAAAGAAGTACAAATTGATACATTCTCTACACTTCTTTCCACAAAAACAATGCTACGTGCTCTAATTGAAGCACCAAGTGTTATGAGAATCTTAACCAATCAGGAAACAACGCTTTACCAAATTAATTTAAATAATGCTAAATATGATAATATTTTATTAAGAAATTTCCCATTTACGGGAGATATCATCTTCGTACGTATTTTTAGAGGGAAAGATTCACTTGTCCCTCATGGGGATACTGATCTTAAGCTGGGAGATCGATTGATCGTAACTGGCTCAAGAGAATATGTGAATGAACTAAGGCAAGAGCTTGAGTTTATTTAA
- the mgtE gene encoding magnesium transporter, with product MSEEREKVELEEDELLSAISHHKLDEFRNIFLEQHPYDQAKFFIKLDQEERLILYQFLSPEEMAAVFENIEDEDDQYETYLSEMDPTFAAQMLAQMYADDAVDVLNELDKDQVASYLTIMDDEAAEEIRELLHYEEYTAGSIMTTEYIAIHANQTLNSAMQILKNEAPNAETIYYVFVIDEDKKLVGVISLRDLIINEPDAMVSDIMNERVYSVSVGEDQEEVARKMKDYNFLALPVIDFRGHLLGIITVDDIVDVIDEEASDDYSKLAAVSDVDSQDRGPLSAAKKRLPWLIILLFLGMFTASLIGRFEDTLNQVAILAVFIPLIAGMAGNTGTQALAVAVRRISVGDHEEQSLSKMLLREAGTGLITGTICGIVVTLVVFVWKGDIFLGMLVGISILATLTVATIAGAFIPLIMHRLKVDPAVASGPFITTINDIISILIYFGMATLFMQYLL from the coding sequence ATGTCGGAAGAACGAGAAAAAGTAGAGCTAGAAGAGGATGAACTTCTCTCGGCTATCTCTCACCATAAATTGGATGAATTTAGGAATATTTTTCTTGAACAGCATCCATATGACCAAGCAAAGTTTTTCATTAAACTTGATCAAGAGGAACGTCTCATCCTGTATCAGTTTTTATCTCCAGAAGAGATGGCTGCTGTTTTTGAAAATATAGAAGATGAAGATGATCAATACGAAACTTATTTATCAGAAATGGACCCTACATTTGCTGCTCAGATGCTTGCTCAAATGTATGCCGATGATGCCGTTGACGTGTTAAATGAACTTGATAAAGATCAAGTAGCAAGCTACTTAACGATAATGGATGATGAGGCGGCTGAAGAAATTCGCGAACTTCTTCACTATGAAGAGTACACTGCTGGTAGTATCATGACCACTGAGTATATTGCGATTCATGCTAATCAGACACTAAACTCTGCGATGCAAATTTTAAAAAATGAGGCTCCCAACGCAGAAACGATTTATTATGTGTTTGTCATAGATGAAGACAAGAAGCTAGTTGGAGTTATATCTTTAAGAGATCTTATTATTAATGAACCAGATGCGATGGTATCAGACATTATGAACGAGCGTGTTTACTCTGTTAGTGTTGGTGAGGACCAAGAAGAAGTAGCTAGAAAAATGAAGGATTATAATTTCCTTGCATTACCTGTTATCGATTTCAGGGGCCATCTCTTAGGGATTATTACGGTCGATGATATCGTCGACGTTATTGATGAAGAAGCAAGTGATGACTACTCTAAGCTTGCTGCTGTATCAGATGTGGACTCTCAAGATCGTGGCCCACTTTCAGCGGCTAAAAAGAGGCTTCCTTGGTTAATAATTTTATTATTTTTAGGCATGTTCACAGCTAGTCTTATTGGTCGATTTGAAGATACATTAAATCAGGTGGCTATATTAGCCGTGTTTATTCCCCTAATTGCAGGGATGGCTGGAAATACCGGTACACAAGCCCTAGCGGTTGCCGTTAGAAGAATTTCTGTTGGGGATCATGAAGAACAGAGCTTATCGAAAATGCTTCTTCGTGAGGCAGGTACAGGTCTTATTACTGGAACTATTTGCGGAATTGTCGTAACGTTAGTTGTGTTTGTATGGAAAGGCGATATATTCTTAGGTATGTTAGTTGGGATCTCGATTTTAGCTACATTAACAGTTGCAACAATTGCAGGTGCTTTTATACCATTAATCATGCACCGATTAAAAGTTGACCCAGCTGTAGCGTCAGGCCCTTTTATTACAACTATAAATGATATCATAAGTATTCTTATTTATTTTGGAATGGCTACTTTATTTATGCAATACCTTCTATAA
- a CDS encoding FtsW/RodA/SpoVE family cell cycle protein, with protein sequence MTNDKSPQQQIDYTLIFILFLLAILSTVAINSAEATLPDVLKNINFSVKQIQWYIIGSIAVVITMIIDYDRFRQLSWYLYGFGMVLLVGLEVLPEGLVQTIKGATSWYKLGPLGNFQPSELMKIFMIIVLSKVIADHREKYPNNSVSDDFLLLGKLAATAGPPVLLLVRQPDMGMTMVFCAIIGSLVLISGIKWKIILPVVFTGILAIGTFLTIFFKYPELLGSMKAYQLDRFYGWLNPWEYSGEQGFQLVKSLLAIGSGELGGKGYQNLEVYLPEAHTDFIFAVISEQFGFIGGSLVISLFFLLIYRMIHIALESNDPFGSYLCTGVIGMITFQVFQNVGMTIGLLPITGLPLPFVSYGGSSLATYMIAIGIVLNVRSRTRKYMFD encoded by the coding sequence ATGACAAACGATAAATCCCCGCAACAACAAATAGATTACACATTGATTTTTATTTTATTTTTATTGGCAATATTGAGTACTGTCGCTATAAATAGTGCAGAAGCTACATTGCCTGATGTATTAAAAAATATAAACTTTTCCGTTAAACAAATCCAATGGTATATCATCGGTTCTATAGCTGTTGTGATTACGATGATTATAGACTATGACCGCTTCAGACAACTATCTTGGTATTTATACGGATTTGGTATGGTTTTACTAGTGGGTCTTGAAGTTCTTCCAGAAGGATTAGTGCAGACTATTAAAGGGGCAACAAGTTGGTATAAGTTAGGACCACTTGGAAACTTTCAGCCTTCTGAGCTTATGAAGATTTTTATGATTATTGTCCTGAGTAAAGTGATAGCTGATCATCGAGAAAAATATCCAAACAACTCCGTTTCCGATGATTTCCTACTATTAGGAAAATTGGCTGCTACAGCAGGTCCACCTGTTCTATTATTAGTAAGACAGCCAGATATGGGAATGACTATGGTGTTCTGTGCAATTATCGGTTCACTCGTTTTAATATCAGGCATCAAATGGAAAATCATTCTACCGGTTGTGTTTACAGGTATTTTAGCGATTGGAACGTTTCTAACGATCTTTTTCAAATATCCCGAGTTACTAGGTAGCATGAAAGCCTATCAGCTTGACCGTTTCTATGGCTGGCTAAACCCTTGGGAATACTCTGGTGAACAAGGGTTTCAGCTTGTAAAATCCTTGTTAGCGATTGGTTCCGGTGAATTAGGCGGGAAAGGCTATCAAAATCTAGAGGTTTATCTTCCTGAGGCACATACTGATTTTATTTTCGCTGTCATCTCTGAGCAATTTGGATTTATTGGGGGAAGCCTTGTGATTTCACTTTTCTTTCTCTTAATTTATCGAATGATTCATATCGCTTTAGAAAGTAACGATCCATTCGGAAGCTACTTATGTACGGGTGTTATTGGGATGATAACGTTCCAAGTGTTCCAGAATGTCGGAATGACAATTGGGCTGTTACCAATTACTGGACTGCCTCTTCCATTTGTAAGCTATGGAGGAAGTTCACTTGCAACCTATATGATCGCAATTGGAATCGTGTTAAATGTACGTTCACGTACTAGAAAATACATGTTTGATTAA